The Pseudomonadota bacterium genome includes a window with the following:
- a CDS encoding 30S ribosomal protein S1: MPDTGDTIAQKEKTPEEMKELYENSMKTLQAGNIIKGRVININADSVIVDVGLKSEGKLSISEFTNKSGEQNVNIGDEVEVIIVGREMGFGLLLLSKQRADIIRIWEKVNKAAEDGTPMDGDITSEVKGGFLADIGVNAFLPISQVDIKPVKNPSSFVGRHLKFKVIKVNQRKGNVIISRRMFMEEERDRKKKEFWKNVKTDQVVYGIVRNITDYGAFIDMGGVDGLLYLNEITWGRITHPKEYLRVGDEIKVKVIDVDVEKERVSVSIKQLKQDPWLKIDEKYGAGTKVRGKVAGIVDYGVFVELEQGIEGLLHISEMSWDKRLKNPNKIVKKGDWIDLIVLVVDKEKNRVSLGLKQLLPDPWEELVAQYPAGAVVKGRIKNITDFGMFVGIGNGIDGLVHMSEVSWSRRKNIVTETFKKGTVVEALVINVDKAQKKFSLSLKQLKESPWKGIMSRYQVGEIVEGYVTSITDFGAFVEIEEGIEGLIHLSEMDEAKGKHPSEIFNIDDKVKALILNIDAKDKRIGLSIKAINKVVEEKKAPEPVKNEENYFSSLADILEPATNKENNEIS; the protein is encoded by the coding sequence ATGCCAGATACCGGTGACACCATAGCACAAAAAGAAAAAACACCAGAAGAAATGAAGGAGCTTTATGAAAACTCAATGAAAACCCTGCAGGCTGGTAATATCATTAAGGGCAGGGTTATTAACATAAACGCTGATTCGGTGATTGTCGATGTCGGCTTGAAATCCGAAGGGAAACTATCTATCTCTGAGTTTACGAACAAGTCCGGGGAACAGAATGTCAATATAGGCGATGAAGTTGAGGTAATAATAGTAGGCAGAGAAATGGGGTTTGGTCTGCTTCTGCTTTCAAAACAGAGAGCAGATATTATCAGAATATGGGAAAAAGTAAACAAAGCGGCTGAAGATGGCACGCCCATGGATGGAGACATTACATCGGAAGTTAAGGGCGGTTTTTTAGCGGATATCGGGGTAAATGCCTTTCTCCCTATATCTCAGGTGGATATTAAGCCTGTGAAGAATCCTTCCTCCTTTGTAGGGAGGCATCTGAAATTCAAGGTCATCAAGGTAAACCAGCGTAAAGGGAATGTAATAATATCAAGAAGAATGTTTATGGAAGAGGAACGGGACAGGAAGAAGAAAGAGTTCTGGAAAAATGTAAAAACAGATCAGGTTGTTTATGGTATTGTCAGGAATATTACCGATTATGGTGCATTTATAGATATGGGCGGAGTTGATGGACTTCTGTATCTCAATGAGATAACATGGGGCAGAATAACCCACCCGAAGGAGTATTTGAGGGTTGGAGATGAAATTAAGGTAAAAGTAATTGATGTAGATGTTGAAAAAGAGAGGGTATCTGTCAGCATAAAACAACTTAAACAGGATCCGTGGCTTAAGATTGATGAAAAATATGGTGCAGGAACAAAGGTAAGAGGGAAGGTCGCCGGAATTGTTGATTATGGAGTTTTTGTTGAACTCGAACAAGGTATTGAAGGGCTCCTCCATATCAGCGAGATGAGCTGGGATAAGAGACTGAAAAACCCTAACAAGATTGTTAAAAAAGGCGACTGGATCGATCTAATTGTACTTGTTGTTGACAAAGAAAAAAACAGGGTTTCTCTTGGCTTAAAACAATTATTGCCGGATCCATGGGAAGAACTTGTTGCTCAGTATCCTGCTGGTGCTGTAGTAAAGGGCAGGATTAAAAATATCACAGACTTTGGTATGTTTGTGGGCATAGGCAACGGTATAGACGGGTTAGTACATATGTCCGAGGTATCATGGTCGAGAAGGAAAAATATTGTTACAGAAACATTTAAAAAGGGGACAGTGGTCGAAGCTCTTGTAATCAATGTTGATAAAGCGCAGAAAAAGTTTTCCCTGAGCCTGAAACAATTGAAGGAAAGTCCATGGAAAGGGATTATGTCGCGATATCAGGTAGGGGAAATTGTAGAAGGCTATGTGACAAGCATTACAGACTTCGGTGCTTTTGTGGAAATTGAGGAAGGCATAGAGGGGCTTATACATCTGTCAGAGATGGATGAAGCAAAAGGGAAGCACCCATCCGAAATATTCAACATAGACGATAAAGTAAAGGCGTTAATTCTGAATATTGATGCAAAAGATAAAAGAATCGGACTGAGCATAAAGGCAATCAATAAGGTTGTTGAAGAAAAGAAGGCACCGGAACCCGTTAAAAATGAGGAAAACTATTTTTCATCTCTTGCGGACATACTTGAACCTGCGACAAATAAGGAAAACAATGAAATTTCCTGA
- the ispH gene encoding 4-hydroxy-3-methylbut-2-enyl diphosphate reductase, whose amino-acid sequence MMEVLKTDHPGFCFGVRRAIDIVLQEKEKAKGKIFTLGPIIHNPQMVEMLRHRGIIPVDNISEINYGTVVFRTHGIKEEEEEDIKLKGLKSIDATCPFVKRVRKKAIFLEKNGYKVVIVGDKNHPEVKSVLSYLHNDGIVLQKPTHITAKKVGVVSQTTQDKDTFFNIVCGLIEGVEELRVYNTICESTGIRQREVALLSSMVDAMLIVGGKNSSNTTKLFNIAKNIQPNTHHIETETDIKPEWFSGLNKIGITGGASTPDDILDIVERYVKKL is encoded by the coding sequence ATGATGGAAGTCTTGAAGACAGACCACCCGGGTTTTTGTTTCGGGGTACGACGTGCAATAGATATTGTTTTACAGGAAAAAGAAAAGGCTAAAGGCAAAATATTCACTTTGGGCCCGATTATCCATAACCCGCAGATGGTAGAAATGCTCAGGCATAGAGGAATTATTCCTGTAGACAATATCTCCGAGATAAATTATGGAACTGTTGTTTTCCGCACGCATGGAATCAAAGAAGAAGAAGAGGAAGATATCAAACTGAAAGGATTGAAATCTATAGATGCAACCTGTCCTTTTGTAAAGAGGGTAAGAAAAAAAGCCATTTTTCTTGAAAAAAACGGTTATAAGGTAGTAATTGTAGGAGATAAAAACCACCCTGAAGTTAAAAGTGTATTGAGTTATTTGCATAATGATGGTATTGTGTTACAAAAACCAACCCATATAACCGCAAAAAAGGTTGGAGTGGTAAGTCAGACAACACAGGATAAAGACACCTTTTTTAATATAGTTTGTGGGCTTATAGAGGGAGTTGAAGAGTTGAGGGTTTATAATACAATTTGCGAGAGTACCGGAATCAGGCAGAGGGAAGTTGCCCTGCTTTCGTCGATGGTCGATGCCATGCTGATAGTGGGTGGAAAGAACAGTTCAAATACCACAAAACTTTTCAATATAGCAAAAAATATACAGCCGAATACACACCACATAGAAACAGAAACAGATATTAAGCCTGAATGGTTTTCAGGGCTTAATAAGATTGGAATAACAGGAGGTGCATCTACCCCTGATGACATATTAGATATTGTGGAAAGGTATGTAAAAAAACTTTAG
- a CDS encoding Trm112 family protein → MPINKDLLDILCCPKCKGDIRLNKSEDGLICDACKLMYPIKDDIPIMLVDEAVNITV, encoded by the coding sequence ATGCCTATCAATAAGGATCTCCTTGACATACTCTGTTGCCCTAAGTGTAAAGGGGATATAAGACTGAATAAGTCAGAAGATGGACTCATATGCGATGCATGCAAACTTATGTATCCTATTAAAGACGACATTCCAATAATGCTCGTTGACGAAGCTGTAAATATTACCGTTTAA
- the hisC gene encoding histidinol-phosphate transaminase, whose translation MDKTVSKMKLSIDENIQEIPFYPMAMKYGLDDEWVRLASNENPFPPSKKVLSSMRDALSSINRYPGNGFELKTTISDKYNVKPEQVVLGDGSDELIELALKAMKHQVKNKVIISEPSFAFYSIASKIYGYETCKVPVTNMKVNLDRIKEAIDDRTRVIFLNNPLNPTGTIFEDDAFKAFLQLLPPDILVVADEAYAEFSESRAFPDTFQYINDYPVLILRTFSKAYALAGLRVGYGIGEASLMSFIERTRQPFSVNSIALAGAKAAMEDTAYFEKVMENNRKGKKFFYNAFNELSVEYVLTESNFILFKYGEGAEALMKRLFEDKILVRWMGPYGLPDYIRVSIGKMEENKRFIETLRKIL comes from the coding sequence GTGGACAAAACTGTGAGCAAAATGAAACTCTCAATTGATGAAAACATACAGGAGATACCTTTTTATCCAATGGCCATGAAATACGGCCTTGATGACGAATGGGTAAGATTAGCCTCAAATGAAAATCCGTTTCCTCCATCAAAAAAAGTACTTTCCAGTATGCGTGATGCGCTTTCTTCCATAAACAGATATCCCGGTAATGGATTTGAATTAAAGACAACAATCTCCGATAAATACAATGTAAAGCCGGAGCAGGTTGTGCTTGGAGACGGCTCTGACGAGCTTATAGAGCTGGCTTTAAAGGCAATGAAACACCAGGTAAAAAACAAGGTCATTATCTCAGAGCCCTCATTTGCATTTTATTCCATTGCATCAAAGATATATGGATACGAAACTTGCAAGGTTCCCGTTACAAATATGAAAGTCAACCTTGACCGTATAAAAGAAGCTATTGATGACAGGACACGGGTGATATTCTTAAACAACCCTTTAAACCCAACCGGTACGATTTTTGAAGATGATGCATTTAAAGCCTTTTTACAATTGTTGCCGCCGGATATACTTGTAGTTGCCGATGAAGCCTACGCAGAGTTTTCCGAAAGCAGGGCTTTCCCTGATACTTTTCAATATATCAATGATTATCCGGTCCTTATTTTAAGGACATTCTCAAAGGCCTATGCCCTTGCAGGCTTAAGGGTCGGATATGGTATCGGTGAAGCATCCCTGATGTCCTTTATCGAGAGAACACGACAGCCCTTCAGCGTGAATTCAATTGCGCTTGCAGGTGCAAAAGCAGCCATGGAAGACACCGCTTATTTTGAGAAGGTTATGGAGAATAACAGAAAGGGCAAGAAATTTTTCTATAATGCCTTCAATGAGCTATCTGTAGAGTATGTTTTGACAGAGTCAAATTTCATACTTTTTAAATATGGGGAAGGGGCTGAAGCATTAATGAAAAGGCTTTTTGAAGACAAAATCCTGGTAAGATGGATGGGTCCATATGGGCTGCCTGATTACATCAGGGTATCAATCGGAAAAATGGAGGAAAATAAAAGGTTTATAGAAACACTGAGGAAAATACTGTAG
- a CDS encoding lysophospholipid acyltransferase family protein, with the protein MFIDFLLIFIVKTLQQIIRILPEHLQRSTGVFFGKIAFFVLKGRKKVAISNIKRAFNSINDSEAAGIAKQNFEKLGINFVEMLMIPYVPKHEYSSRFTMENRHYIDDASKQNKGVIVLIFHYTNWEIMGVASNSLASDIVVLARPLKKHKYINNFLNKLRNSTGLQIIPNADTARDVMRHLKANKIIGILADQREKRSRGVFVELFGEKVPTTKGIAAIGMKTGAPVIPMYFVREGFLRYRVVWNEPIEMERGGNIEDMIYLNTRKINAFLETIILKHPDEWFWVHRRWERRRK; encoded by the coding sequence GTGTTTATAGATTTCCTTCTTATATTTATTGTTAAAACCCTCCAGCAAATTATCCGCATTCTCCCGGAACATCTACAACGCTCAACAGGTGTGTTTTTCGGGAAAATAGCGTTTTTTGTTTTAAAAGGCAGAAAGAAAGTTGCCATATCAAATATTAAAAGGGCTTTTAACAGCATAAACGACAGCGAAGCAGCCGGTATTGCAAAACAAAACTTTGAAAAACTGGGTATTAATTTTGTAGAAATGCTCATGATCCCGTATGTGCCAAAGCATGAATACAGCAGCCGGTTTACAATGGAAAACCGGCATTATATAGACGATGCCTCAAAGCAGAATAAAGGGGTTATCGTCCTGATTTTTCATTATACAAACTGGGAAATCATGGGTGTTGCGTCAAACTCACTTGCAAGCGATATTGTTGTTCTTGCCCGCCCTCTAAAAAAACACAAATATATCAATAACTTTTTGAACAAGCTTAGAAACTCAACAGGACTTCAAATTATTCCCAATGCTGATACGGCGAGAGATGTGATGAGACATCTCAAGGCAAACAAAATCATCGGTATTCTTGCAGATCAGAGAGAAAAGAGATCCCGTGGGGTCTTTGTCGAGCTTTTCGGTGAAAAAGTCCCTACAACAAAAGGCATTGCAGCAATAGGAATGAAAACGGGTGCGCCTGTCATTCCTATGTATTTTGTGAGGGAAGGCTTCTTAAGATACAGGGTTGTCTGGAACGAGCCCATTGAGATGGAAAGAGGGGGCAACATAGAAGATATGATCTACCTGAACACAAGAAAAATCAATGCGTTTTTAGAGACCATAATCCTGAAACATCCTGATGAATGGTTCTGGGTGCACAGGAGATGGGAGCGCAGGCGTAAATAA
- a CDS encoding histidinol phosphate phosphatase domain-containing protein, producing the protein MIDLHTHSLLSDGELLPAELARRARVIGYKTIGISDHVDHTNIETVARSILKLSEKTTYHEGITILPGIEITHVPKGLIKELIVFARELGIFYVVVHGETIAEPVEEGTNRAAIEGGADIIAHPGLIKETDAAFAQEKGVLLEISSRKEHSLTNGYVAMMAKKTGAKLVFNTDSHSPSDLATEYDAKRIAMGAGLYEEDFYIMQKNAEELVKRALKR; encoded by the coding sequence ATGATAGATTTGCATACTCACTCATTATTAAGCGATGGCGAACTACTCCCTGCAGAACTTGCGAGAAGGGCAAGGGTCATAGGTTATAAAACCATAGGGATATCCGACCATGTTGACCATACCAATATAGAAACGGTTGCACGTTCCATACTGAAGCTGAGTGAAAAAACAACCTATCATGAAGGTATAACGATTCTCCCCGGAATAGAGATCACCCATGTTCCCAAAGGACTTATTAAGGAACTGATCGTGTTTGCCCGGGAACTGGGCATATTCTATGTGGTTGTTCACGGGGAAACCATCGCAGAGCCGGTAGAAGAAGGGACAAACAGGGCAGCAATTGAAGGCGGGGCCGATATAATAGCACACCCCGGGCTTATTAAAGAGACAGATGCAGCATTTGCACAAGAAAAAGGAGTTCTTCTTGAAATCAGCAGCAGAAAGGAGCATTCCCTTACAAATGGGTATGTAGCTATGATGGCAAAAAAAACAGGAGCAAAACTTGTATTCAATACGGATTCCCACAGTCCTTCGGATCTGGCAACCGAATATGATGCTAAAAGGATAGCCATGGGTGCAGGGCTTTATGAGGAAGATTTTTATATAATGCAGAAGAATGCAGAAGAACTTGTAAAAAGAGCACTGAAACGATAA
- the cmk gene encoding (d)CMP kinase encodes MAEKPNKNLIITIDGPSGAGKSTVARMVALALGYRYIDTGAMYRGVAYAYKILCDVRKDSDNMEQFLRNLPIRFEFENEARVFLEVEDISEKIRDPEISLLASKLSQERSVREYLTVLQKEAGKNGGVVLEGRDMGSVVFPDAHLKFYLDANQDERAKRRHLELSSKGIQSLQSVVKDEMQKRDKDDSERKIAPLVIPEHAIYIDTSELDARGVVDSILNVIFESEE; translated from the coding sequence ATGGCTGAAAAACCAAATAAAAACCTGATTATTACAATTGATGGTCCCAGTGGGGCAGGTAAAAGTACAGTTGCCAGGATGGTCGCACTTGCACTCGGGTACAGGTATATTGATACCGGCGCCATGTACCGTGGAGTAGCCTATGCCTATAAAATATTATGTGATGTGCGTAAGGATTCCGACAATATGGAACAATTTCTGAGAAACCTTCCTATAAGGTTTGAGTTTGAAAATGAGGCAAGGGTCTTTCTGGAAGTTGAAGACATTTCCGAAAAAATCCGTGATCCTGAAATATCTCTTCTCGCGTCGAAACTTTCCCAGGAAAGAAGCGTGAGAGAATACCTTACTGTCCTGCAGAAGGAAGCAGGTAAAAATGGCGGTGTTGTGCTTGAAGGCAGAGATATGGGCAGCGTGGTGTTTCCGGATGCACATTTAAAGTTCTACCTTGATGCCAACCAGGACGAAAGGGCAAAGAGAAGACACCTTGAGTTATCTTCAAAAGGCATACAATCATTGCAGTCAGTTGTTAAAGATGAGATGCAAAAGAGAGACAAGGATGATTCGGAAAGGAAGATTGCTCCCCTTGTTATACCGGAACATGCCATATATATTGATACAAGCGAACTGGATGCACGCGGAGTTGTTGATAGCATATTGAATGTTATCTTCGAGTCGGAGGAATGA